The proteins below come from a single Gemmatimonadaceae bacterium genomic window:
- the rplL gene encoding 50S ribosomal protein L7/L12: MANATMSKDEILDAIGNMSVFELAELIESFKTKFNVTITAAAPAAPAAGGAGAAAAPAVEEQTEFTVNLKEAGAKKIQVIKVVRELTGLGLKEAKDLVDSAPSAVKVGVTKDEAASMRARLEDQGAVVEVK, from the coding sequence ATGGCCAACGCAACCATGAGCAAAGATGAGATTCTCGACGCAATCGGCAACATGTCGGTTTTCGAGCTCGCCGAGCTGATCGAGTCTTTCAAGACGAAGTTCAACGTCACCATCACGGCGGCTGCCCCCGCCGCTCCCGCCGCCGGCGGAGCTGGTGCCGCTGCCGCCCCCGCCGTCGAAGAGCAGACCGAGTTCACGGTCAACCTCAAGGAAGCGGGCGCCAAGAAGATCCAGGTCATCAAGGTCGTGCGCGAGCTGACCGGCCTCGGTCTCAAGGAAGCCAAGGACCTCGTCGATAGCGCCCCAAGCGCCGTGAAGGTGGGCGTCACGAAGGACGAAGCAGCCTCGATGAGGGCCAGGCTCGAGGACCAGGGCGCCGTCGTCGAAGTGAAGTAA
- the rplJ gene encoding 50S ribosomal protein L10: MKRTEKEQLVSELRDKLQGAKSLYYTDFTGLNVKRMTELRRRLKRAGVNYVVIKNTLALRAVNESGLVGERLKGPTGLVFGTDPVAAAKVLTDFAREFEQKPAVKGGMLGGKPVDAAQVKKLASLPSREQMLAELGAGLQSPMAAFVGALNGLLYMFAGALDALKSQREGA, encoded by the coding sequence GAGCTCAGGGACAAGCTTCAGGGAGCGAAGTCGCTCTACTACACTGACTTCACGGGTCTCAACGTGAAGCGCATGACGGAGCTTCGCCGCCGCCTCAAGCGGGCAGGCGTCAACTACGTCGTGATCAAGAACACGTTGGCGCTTCGCGCGGTCAACGAAAGCGGACTGGTTGGAGAGCGCCTCAAGGGCCCGACAGGTCTGGTGTTCGGAACGGATCCGGTGGCGGCCGCCAAGGTCCTGACGGATTTCGCGAGGGAGTTCGAGCAGAAGCCCGCGGTAAAGGGCGGCATGCTCGGTGGGAAGCCGGTGGACGCCGCGCAGGTGAAGAAGTTGGCGTCGCTGCCGTCCCGTGAGCAGATGCTGGCAGAGCTCGGTGCTGGTCTGCAGTCCCCGATGGCGGCCTTCGTGGGCGCGCTCAACGGGCTTCTTTACATGTTTGCAGGCGCGCTCGACGCGCTCAAGTCACAGCGCGAAGGCGCCTAA